TATCAACGTATAATACATGATATAGAGCATTGAAATACAACTTTTTCAAGCCCTCCATACATACAGTACTTTACGTATTATCAGAaatgatatattaaaaaaatttattcttcCTTTCTAAATCCTACCAAACTACATTGTTTTACCATTGATGATCATTCAATGCATTTTAAGATTTGGTCCAAAAAGTCATGCTAATCTCTCTTATCAATTCtcccttaattaattagtttatagATAAATTCTCCTATTTTCTGTGCCCCGATCATATGACTccgatcaatatatatatatatatatatatatatataatcaaatgAGAATCTTTACGTGGCGCTCAATGATCTAGCATGGAAGAATTATTTTCTTCCCTCCCAACTACTCCGTACCCTGTCGGTTTGACGATATGAATTCACGTACCCGAAGAAGTTCTTTACTCAACAAGCTGCCCATATGGGAATTTCTCAATATCATCAAAACCATCATCAAGTTGAATATTATCAAGGCGAGGGTGGAAAATCTACGTATATATCGGTTGAGGATTTTGTCGggacaaatatataattttatcataCGAAACGGGAAGGGGACaaaacatttatttataattcatTATAATTAAGAATATGGTGGGTGTGGAACAAAAGTATGTGGAATCACATGCACCTTTTTGAATGTAAAAGCAACATTTGATCTAAATATATTAAacatatgcatgtatattttatatatagacatatatggttgtttatatatatttatgtgacGGAAAATGCTGACTTAACGGGTCGGAGTCCATTTTGCTTACCTAGCTGTATTGAAGTGGACGGCGCTTGATGCATGTAGACAAACATCGCTCGGTACTAGCTTAGGGAAGAGATGATTAATTGAGTGCTTGGGAGAAATATGTTTGGTGAAATGTCAGTATGTCATAAGCATAATATTGATATCATTTTTTCGGATAATTAATTACTGGTTAACAATTATAAAAACAACGTTAATTGAATATGATTGATAttgtttaatatatatatatatatatatatatagaacttAATGAAAAAGATGCTGAATAAATGGGGGAGAAAAAGGCTTCAATCCTCACCCTCTGCGCTATCATGCATGACTTTGAATTCTCCCAAGTGCTTATACTTTTCTGTTGCTTCAAATGCACGGCTTCACatgtatttatctatttacCTATTCATTTAATCCAATCGCCCTTTTAGAATTTTTCGACCTaagtatatatgatatatattagcGACCAATAGCTACTGGATCAATTAATACATTGATAAAGCAAAGTTTCCGGGCGAATGCAGCGGGGGAGAAATCGTATTCTCTCATGCGAAATGAACCTTTAAACCATTTCCCTTGGTGCAATTTCTAGGAACTTTCTGTGTTGATTACTAAAATGTCTCGTCAAATTAGTTACTATAATTGCGGCCCCTCGTTGCGTTTCGACATACACATAGTAACTTTTGAATCGTGCCTATCATGCGGTCTCATATCGGTGTGGTTGAGTGTGAAAACACAATCTCATCAATAGCATATCAGAGAATGTTGTACATACAGTCGATGAGATTATTATAACACACGATTGATAAATATTCAATGACGAAACCTTTATCTAggcaaaaaaaggaaaaaaaaaaaggggaacaAAAAGAAAGGACAAAGTCGCATAATCAATAAACCAACCGTTTCTTGCGCTGGTGGGAAAGGTTATGAGCTTTTTAagccttttttctttcccatgAGATATATGAGAAAGGATATGAACTTATTTTTCccattaataatttattgagaAGAAATCTCCAACAAAATTATACATTTCGAGGAGATTGCGAGGATATTCTGGAACCAGCCCGATcccgataattttttttagaaaaatttgttttctttacgcaaaaaaaaaagtaaaaaattttatttaagaaaaggaaaatgaagaagaaatttgGATTGGGGCTGAGGTGGGGGAGCTTCTGCTGCTGCGAGCTCAATGAGTTGGCCTCCAAACGCGCCTCAAGACCTTTCCCTTTCCTCCTCTGTGGCCAGTCCCAGTGAACATCATACGGTGGAGAAATAATGCATCTTCAGCAACCAATCACACGGTGCCATGTGTACATCGTTAGCCTCAATAATTCATAAAGGCCACATTGCAATTTGCATCCTTCCGTTGGGTAGTCCATCGATTTTGGGCACTTTTTTGTCTTTCccactaattgcactttttaCTATTTATCAAACACCGCCTAAGAGAATAGCTTTTCTCCCTACTTTCATGGCCGAGGTAGACAAATGCAAGATCGAAAGGTACGATCACGGGATGGTGATCATGTTAAACTCTTCTTCGCTATCTTTAAATAAAGAGCTGATGTAGTCATACCAAACAAGTATATCTAAGTATAATTGATCCATCTCAAAGTCTACATCAACTGATTATTGACGAGTGACAGTACGAGACCAAAGCGAGAGGTTATGAGTGAACTATCaccaaattttattttgaaaaatcattaatACATAGTCAATTTCTTAAATGATATTATCAATTGGTCAATTCAGATGAGCTTTGGATGCTTTGATCActagtaataataaaataataacaatatatatacttttctcTCACTCCATTTTCCCAATCATATCCACATTATTCAATTAATAAATCTTAATAATTACAAAAGAGATTCATGAatctaataaaagaatataaaaaatagaataagaGACATAAAAAGTTCTCTTGATAATATCAAACCTCCCAaaaccttttaatttttttaaaaaatctattaattttaaGTGAGAATATGCGTGAtgggataattttttttcttcaatcaattaattactAATCGTACAAAATGCATTCATGAGACGGCACCGTGTGGCATTGAAAATCAAAAGGAAGAGAGAAGAGGGGCCCTATAAGTTATCTTCTCcacttttctcatttttcccCACTCACTCACTACTCTACTCTCTCCTTATATTAGACCACCCCCCAACACCCTCTCTCAATTCCTTAATTTAGTAGCCACCGCCACCGTAGAAGGCCACTCCGACCAGCCAGCGGCCGCCGTGAGATAGCCAGAGAACTAGAATAACTATAGCTAGCTAGGAAGGAATAatctttctatatattttctagCAGTTATGTCGGTGAAGGGGAAGGACTGCGGGAAGCACGGGTACGGGAGGAAGAGGTTATTCCGGCGGATATGTGCGGGGCTGCTGATATTCAACTTCATACTGCTGGTGACGATCCTTCTGGTGTGGGCCATCCTCCAACCCAAGAAGCCGCGGTTCGTGCTGCAGGACGTGACCGTCTATGCCTTCAACGCCTCGGTCCCGAACTTGCTCACATCTAACTTCCAGATCACCCTCTCCTCCCGCAACCCTAATGACAAGATGGGCATCTACTACGACCGCCTCGACGTCTACGCCACCTACCACAGCCAGCAGATCACTCTCCGGACCCGCATCCTCCCCAGCTACCAGGTACGTACCATTGATCATGCCTGCATGTGTACATTCGTCGTATAGGAGAATTAttacttctttttatttttagtaacAATATTTCACCTTATGTCATATTGTTATGCGATTGTGATAGGGCCACAAGGAGGTGGATGTATGGTCCCCGTTCATCTACGGGACGAGCGTGCCGGTGGCGCCGTACAACTCGCTGGCCCTAGCCCAGGACCAGTCAGCCGGCATGGTCAACGTGCTGATCAAGATCGATGGGCGGGTGCGGTGGAAGATCGGTACGTTCATCACTGGGCGTTACCACCTCTATGTCAAGTGCCCTGCCTACATCTCCTTCGGCAGCCGGAGCAGCGGCATCTCCGTCGGGAGCAACGCGGTGAAGTACCAGCTCGTGCAGCGCTGCAGCGTTAACGTCTGACCGACCGACAGACTGACTACGTACGCCCTGTTAATAAAGAAACGTCGACTTTAATTtccctttttaaatttattttcgtCTAATTTTTTTACCCTTTCTTTCTGTGATATTCTCGGATCTGGTGTCGGCGATTTAGATAAAAGTGAAAGGCGAGTCCTCGGAGTGTGTATATTGTGGTGGTCTGATGATTGCAAATAAGCGGAGGAGATGAAAGGGACAAATAGGGAAAATTGCAGCCCGTGACAAGTTGTAtacctttttcttaaatattacaaaagaaattaaaaagaatgtgtaataattatatcaatgcttcatcaatcaatatatcaatttatgtgtacaaagagagagagagagagagataacaATCGAGTGGCCAGCGGAGGTTGCGGTGTCATTTTCTTCCTATGTTTATATATGCGCAGCTGGGTTATTCTGGACTTGACTAAAGATCTCGTATACAGTTCATAGCTTGCTATTGTTTACtcaatatattatttctttttgctCAATTATGACGGAAATTCGAATGAACACTGCATGTGGGAATTCACAAAAATGAACAACCCATCTCATCGAATATCGCTGAATATTATCGAATATGGAAATACTATTCTGCGGAATAGGATATCGTGTAAAAGAATCGAATTAATTAGCCACCTAGCTTAAGTGGTAGTTCGGGGATGAATTATTgcgagggagggagggagggagtgGGGTCGAGTAATGCTTTTTGTGCGGTAATGGGGATAAAAATGTTGACAAGATGGCATTGTAGTTTAAGTGACGGATCCTTTTCATTAATCATCGTGAATTAATTCAAACACTTCGATACTTGTTTCGTTTAAGTAAGATTTCGGATTCAAATCATtatgaatgcaaaaaatttatattcgaGAGGTTTCCATTAGAGTGTCGACTCGATTTGATTGAATTAGTTAGGGTCCAATtgaattttcgaatatcatattttcacacttaaaaaaaaaaatttgtccttttcatttaatccgccgagaaaaagaagaagaagaagagagaggtccttttcattttcaagaCCTCACCACACCCCACCTCCTCATAATGACttgatggaaaaataaaaaaagggaatttttattttctcaacgTGCTCCGTCCTAttcgaaaattcaataatttctAATTGATTCAATTTGAGTCAAGACTGTCCATTAAGGAGAAAAATTCTCACGGAGTAATTTTTTTCGttcacaaaattttatttgaaatattatttaagaagaataaaTGTCACttaaatcaatttatttttgcaAATAAAAGGGAATTTGgaagatatatacataatgCCCCTATACCTCTATCAAACacatacatttatatatatttttcgtgGTCCTTTCTCTTTGCTCTGCATCCACAAGACTATGAAGACAAGGTGAGATAGAGGCTTTGCACATGTTACACATAAAAAGTGTTATTGCTAGACGACAACGATAacgaaatatatacatatatatatatatattataatataattagatATTGGTTTTTGGGGACATGTGTGAAGAGATGAGCGAGGTTGGGAACTTCATAGAAGTTTCTGAATATTTCCAAATGCTGGGCCAACTTTTCAGATAGTTCGCCCATTGATTTGTCAAAAATCATAATTGAGGTAGAGATTACAGCCATGGCGAGCGAACTATGTATGCGGAGCGGTAGGAAATCACGTATGAAGGCACAGACAAATGTACCTAGACCtagaaaaagaaggaagaaaaaaaagaagaagaagctatGTAGTCTTTGGGGTCCCATGATCGAACTGTGTAAAATGACATGAGGAATCGAGTGATCAATCAAGTGCCACTTAGAAATGGCATGTGGCTGTGTCATTGCTACATGAAATAAGGGTTGGGAGGAAATTCATGAAGCGGGCAAAACAAATATTTGGTTTTTTTCATTAGGGCGTTTGGCAACAAATGGCTTCCTCGCGTAAACTAAATATTTGGGCTTCATGTAATGTATATACACAGCTTTTGGGCCTCAGGGAAACCGCAATGGGATTAGAAGGCCTGGGTCCAGACGATATAACATCTGGATCTGGATATTAATGATTAGTGATCTTCAGCATGGGTACTAGCCAGATGTTTTGCGCTCGAGTATCGCTCAAGACCTCATCCTGTTTTGCTCTCGTAAGAAGGTCTGATCGTGATTTCCCGATGAGATGATTAAATACTGCATGGACTCGACTTGAGGATCCTCTTGTCCTAGTTTCAGCCGGGGTCCATGTAGCTTGGCAGGGGTTAAAGTTCAAGACTTTGGAAATTAGTTTGTATCTGGAATTGTATTACGCTTATAATTATATGATATGATCTTTTCaatataattacttttttagtTAAACTTTCCTTTCcggaccttttttttttctcttgagCATTTTATCATTAGTCATTTATAGTAATAAATGAATCCTCATATCTTTttgaagaagaaataaaaatatgtggactttttttcaaaaaaaataaaataaagaacctGGATGAATGATAAGGAAAAACCAAAtgatattttgagtttttagtGATAATGATGATATACAGCAAGCTGGCTAGCTATCTTGGATTCATATTTTGGACTTTCCATCTAATCATTTTAACGGTCAGTTTTGTTATGAACGTGGGGTTAGTCTATTCTCGCATAGTTTGTTGCatattaattatctatatatgtatgacaCTATACATGATGTGATCTTCATTATATATGGGTCCCATATGTTTCATCTCTCCTCCAAAGCTGTATTGGCTTTACCTATGTACGTGGGTGGATGGATTTAGGAGAGCCCGAGGGTGTAATCGACCCCCTTGAAATCAGGAAAAGTACTAAATTTCTAATAATATTCTATCGACTTTTTTAAAATGGaattattatcttaatcattccatccctcttgaatttatgattttatgctttctTTATCTTTTACTGAATTTCACCCTTTCAATTGATAGCAAGTTTTGATTACCGAAATATATATGAACCAAGCATATTCCACTTTTTGCATAAAACGAGAAAAAAAGAGTTCACATGTAATCAATCCCTTTGGCTCCAAAAGCTAGCCTTTAGCCGCTGATTTTGAACTCGCAAAGCGCCTTCCCATGCATCAAacaaaattttatgaaaactACTCACGATGACATTAAATATGTCTTCAGCAATATTCAATTCTATTGCATACGTACAATTTATAtacatgaaaaatttaaaaatatatatttattcatagaAGAATTACCTTcaaagcaaatatatatatatatatatatatataatcatagtAAAACAtagttatttttcatttttggatAAGATATTGTTAGGGACAAAATATTGGCCCGACTCACCGACTCGACTTATCATCTTGGCCATACCTTGATTTGCCCAAATCGGTAATGATATCTTGTGAATATTTCTCCTCCACAATCATCTCTTATAGATTTATCAATATCTTTGATATTATTCTTGAATATTCTGGTGATATATCTTATATCATAACGATATATTTCCTATCTCTAATCCCTTATTAGGCAAATATATCTACTTGTTATATGCAGTGATATATCCGATACAAGTTACAATATCTTGATATGTATATCTTATAGATTTCTATAAATACCTCTTCAAATATGTCTAAACTCGAAATTTTTCCTTTACTTTTCGAACGCATTCTTATTTAAGTATCGATGAGAAAAATCGAGATTTCCTCCcgttctttctctttttgcaGGTCGCTCTCGTGACCTGCGCATGATCAAGGTCCGAAAAGTGATATCCTaacacatatatgtgtgtgtgtgtgcgtgtgttactaattattaatttagtaAATTACCACTGCTATTGCAACGTCAAAGTCGGGAGCCATCACCTATAATCCATACCCCAACGGCACATAGATTTGTGTACCACCGAGTCAATAAATGCTAgcttcaggaaaaaaaataaatttcacgTTTCCCATTAAATTTACGGGACCCATAGACGAATCAAAATTCCCATTttttattcacccaaaaagaaatgtacactcccctttttttctgagcttcattaattaatcatcTACCATACACTAACAGCTATTTTTGTAGGCAGATGCCATCCATTGAACCCCCAGCAAttatagaaaagaaagaaaaaaatgcatactcgaaataattaattttcgtaattagattaaaaaaagGGAAGTAAAACTCACACCCAGTTGGACCCCACCACGTCGGGCCATTAGCTGACGTGGCATGCAGGTCAGGGGGAGAAATGAAGTCAAATGTCAAAAGTTCACGATCAACCCCGACCCGGCCGggaggagaaaagaaaattagctATGTATATACAATATGTCATATACTATACCACTGACCACACTCGATCACCCAGTATCAAAATGCTCGACATCAACTTTCGCCGGTCAAGCTCGTCACCCAGTCGGCCTCTTAGCTGCCGGTGGCCACACCGATGATCTGCTGCATTTTCGGGTTCTTTTTAGGCTTATGCCACACCAATTTCTAAGCTAACAAATTCCGGTGCCTTACGTTCTTCCACAGAGCTTCGGAGGCCTGCGATGGAAAGATCACTAGTGTCCCCTTCAGGATGGGTGTCCACGTGACTGTCACGTGCTGGAGAAGGCGACGGGGTGAAGTATGTAGGCGAGGCGCAGGGGGTCGAGAACGGGGTCACATCGAACGAGACAACCGTTACGGCTACTTCATCGTCTGCCTCCGCCTCTGCCACCGGTAGGGCCTCGGCCTCGGCCTCGGGCGCTTCCAAACACTCCCGCAGGGACACCCTCTTCCTCATGATCTCCTCCACCGGAGGAGCACTGGGGCCACTGCCGTTGCTGTTGTTGTTAATAACGTCGGACTCCGACTCGACTTCTCGCTCTTGGTCTTCCCTGATGGTGAAGAGGAACCTCGGGGGACCGAACATGGTCCCGTGCCACTTCAGGATGTCGTCGATATCCTCCTCAGACTCGGTCGTGCTGGACCGGGCCTCATGAACCCTCCCGTTGGGCTCGACTCGGGACTGGTTCTTCCAGCAGAAGAAGTAGAGCAGCTCCTTGGAGGGCGAGTAGAAGGCGGCTGCGACATCCGCCGCACTGGAATTGGACTCGCGGTCACCCGCCCCGAGGCTCCGCCTTCGGAACCGCCTCTGCCGCCACTTGACACAGATGAGCTGTGCAACCAAGGCCGTGACAGACACCGCGAAGACGACTGTGAGCACGATCGCGAGCTTGCTCAGATTTCCGCTCATTTCCAATAGCTTAGTGTGATACTATACTAAGCCTAAAATTAACTTTGTGGGCATTGTTGTTGGTTTTATTGCGTGGAAATGGTCAGCTACCGAACGGTGACCGGATAGAGGGTGACAGGGTGACCGGCTGTAGCCGGTAATGGGTGGCAGAAGCTGACGAGGCAGGGGACATGACATACGAGATGGAGTGGGATTTGtgatttgtgattttttttttcatttgtttgtttCTTAATAGGAAATTAGTGATAGGTTGCTTCTAGGAAATTGAGGTTGGGGCTGGACTTGGAGTTAAAATGGTGACGTGgacttcctttttctttgctAAAATCTCGAAGGTGATAATATAGGCAAATTGGTCTATTtgatgatattattatattttttgcagTAATAAATAAGGGGTCAATTCATCTGACTTCATTTAGATATATGGTTTTTGTACTTCCACAAgataacattttctttttcctggaaaataaaatataaattgacCTCTTAGACCATAAGCCCATCCAATTATGTTAGGCGATAATCTATATAATGCAtctgaaaaattttatatgttgtgagagagaggagaaagatAGAACTACACGCGATGGCATGTAGGCCGAATGTGTGTGggaataaaatatattgacTGTTTAAACGACTCCACAATTACAATGAACcgatataattatttatagctTAAGcgataagtgaaaaataagggaatataatatttaacaAATATCACCACCAAGAAAATTTTACAGATATTCTAATTGATACAATTGCGACATAAAATCAGATCTAAATCCCTAAAATCCAAACTGCCATAATTATTTctaatcatatataatatttc
The sequence above is drawn from the Punica granatum isolate Tunisia-2019 chromosome 5, ASM765513v2, whole genome shotgun sequence genome and encodes:
- the LOC116208517 gene encoding NDR1/HIN1-like protein 1, with product MSVKGKDCGKHGYGRKRLFRRICAGLLIFNFILLVTILLVWAILQPKKPRFVLQDVTVYAFNASVPNLLTSNFQITLSSRNPNDKMGIYYDRLDVYATYHSQQITLRTRILPSYQGHKEVDVWSPFIYGTSVPVAPYNSLALAQDQSAGMVNVLIKIDGRVRWKIGTFITGRYHLYVKCPAYISFGSRSSGISVGSNAVKYQLVQRCSVNV
- the LOC116206773 gene encoding uncharacterized protein LOC116206773, whose protein sequence is MSGNLSKLAIVLTVVFAVSVTALVAQLICVKWRQRRFRRRSLGAGDRESNSSAADVAAAFYSPSKELLYFFCWKNQSRVEPNGRVHEARSSTTESEEDIDDILKWHGTMFGPPRFLFTIREDQEREVESESDVINNNSNGSGPSAPPVEEIMRKRVSLRECLEAPEAEAEALPVAEAEADDEVAVTVVSFDVTPFSTPCASPTYFTPSPSPARDSHVDTHPEGDTSDLSIAGLRSSVEERKAPEFVSLEIGVA